The following coding sequences lie in one Candidatus Dependentiae bacterium genomic window:
- a CDS encoding nucleotidyltransferase family protein gives MIQEQGCDKEIIIQFLKGNKSLLEKEFGVIKIALFGSYARGEAGPDSDIDLLIEMPHKSFEKRLELRDFLEQRFGKKVDVGYFDSVRSFIMHHVEKDLIYA, from the coding sequence ATGATACAAGAACAAGGTTGTGACAAAGAGATTATTATCCAATTTCTCAAAGGCAATAAGAGCTTACTTGAAAAAGAATTTGGCGTTATAAAAATTGCTCTCTTTGGTTCTTACGCACGAGGCGAAGCAGGGCCAGATAGTGATATTGATCTTCTTATTGAAATGCCACATAAAAGTTTTGAGAAGCGACTTGAGCTGCGTGATTTCTTAGAGCAAAGATTTGGCAAAAAGGTTGATGTTGGTTATTTCGATTCAGTAAGAAGTTTCATCATGCATCATGTTGAAAAGGATCTTATTTATGCTTAA
- a CDS encoding DUF86 domain-containing protein, whose protein sequence is MAFYGRLLKSTTLQHLVNPKWRKVVDFRNVISHEYFGLNYEDIFDIIKNHLSQFVQEILNVVTVIKDSADFKLALFGAQEDLKKIGRTKSVMFLEQLQHTLQLTR, encoded by the coding sequence ATTGCTTTTTACGGCCGTCTATTAAAATCAACAACGCTTCAACATCTTGTTAATCCAAAATGGAGGAAAGTTGTAGACTTCAGAAATGTTATTTCGCATGAATATTTTGGACTCAATTATGAAGATATTTTTGATATTATAAAAAACCATCTGTCGCAATTTGTTCAAGAAATCTTGAATGTTGTAACCGTAATTAAAGATTCAGCTGATTTTAAGTTGGCTCTATTTGGTGCACAAGAAGATCTTAAAAAAATTGGTCGTACAAAAAGCGTTATGTTTCTTGAGCAGCTTCAGCACACATTGCAGCTTACTCGATAG
- a CDS encoding type II toxin-antitoxin system RelE/ParE family toxin, protein MKAQFIAYKGKEFTVEWYFNSQGKSSSLKYFIELPEEQKDKTFYLIQTLADVGKIINKEKFNYEGNQIFAIKPSSNRFLCFFFEGSKIIITNAYKKQTQKMPPREKERALKSKDDYIKRQREGVYYD, encoded by the coding sequence ATGAAAGCGCAATTCATTGCTTATAAAGGTAAAGAATTTACCGTTGAGTGGTATTTTAATAGTCAAGGTAAAAGTAGTTCACTTAAATATTTTATTGAATTGCCTGAAGAGCAGAAAGATAAAACTTTTTACTTAATTCAAACATTAGCTGACGTTGGAAAAATCATCAATAAAGAAAAATTCAATTATGAAGGCAATCAAATTTTTGCGATCAAGCCTTCCTCCAATAGATTTTTATGCTTCTTTTTTGAGGGCTCTAAAATCATCATCACGAATGCATATAAAAAACAAACACAAAAAATGCCTCCCAGGGAAAAAGAACGCGCTTTAAAATCAAAAGATGACTATATCAAACGACAGAGAGAAGGAGTTTACTATGACTAA
- a CDS encoding Rpn family recombination-promoting nuclease/putative transposase, whose protein sequence is MVFLDPRNDVAFKKIFGSEDHKNITISFLNSILEYTGDRAIKSITFMNTEQLEIVRLKKENVLDIMCVDHAGSQFIVEMQVENVKEFGKRMVYYGAKTYTIQLSKGKPYYKLTPVIVIAITNFIMFPDKKDYKSIHHLADTKTGENDLKELYFAFVELPKFKKKESELKSAEDKWIYFIKTMKKQTEIPAPLARGEFEDACHMAQRAAWSEDELNAYDDAFVKATDAQTSAELAEEKGLERGLKKGLEQGLEQGLEQGLEQGLEQGKAKTQREMARKLLSKMSIADISELTGLSIEEIEALKD, encoded by the coding sequence ATGGTATTTCTTGACCCCCGCAACGATGTTGCATTCAAAAAAATATTCGGATCAGAAGATCACAAAAATATCACCATCTCATTTCTCAACTCCATCTTAGAATACACGGGCGATCGAGCAATTAAAAGCATCACCTTCATGAACACCGAACAGCTTGAAATTGTTCGCCTCAAAAAAGAGAACGTCCTTGATATCATGTGTGTTGACCATGCCGGCAGCCAATTCATTGTCGAGATGCAGGTTGAAAACGTTAAAGAGTTTGGCAAACGCATGGTCTATTACGGCGCAAAAACCTACACCATTCAGCTCAGCAAGGGTAAACCTTACTACAAACTCACCCCCGTTATTGTGATAGCAATCACCAACTTCATCATGTTCCCAGACAAAAAAGATTACAAATCAATCCATCACCTTGCAGATACCAAAACAGGTGAAAACGACCTCAAAGAGCTGTACTTTGCTTTTGTCGAACTCCCTAAATTTAAGAAAAAAGAATCTGAGCTTAAATCTGCCGAAGATAAATGGATCTATTTTATCAAGACGATGAAAAAGCAAACCGAAATTCCAGCCCCTCTTGCCCGAGGTGAATTTGAAGATGCGTGCCATATGGCACAGCGTGCCGCTTGGTCTGAAGATGAACTCAACGCTTATGATGATGCATTTGTCAAAGCAACCGATGCTCAAACATCTGCAGAACTGGCTGAAGAAAAAGGACTAGAACGCGGTCTTAAAAAAGGCTTAGAACAGGGCTTAGAACAGGGCTTAGAACAGGGCTTAGAACAGGGCTTAGAACAGGGCAAAGCTAAAACCCAACGCGAAATGGCTCGAAAGTTACTTTCCAAAATGAGCATTGCTGATATTTCAGAACTTACCGGCTTATCAATTGAAGAAATTGAGGCGCTCAAAGATTAA
- a CDS encoding type II toxin-antitoxin system RelE/ParE family toxin translates to MKEKFMAYLGKKFTLIWYSDDRGKSEALEYFESLTPARKKKVAQLFLLLGDSGKIFNKEKFCYEGDQIYALKPQPDRFLCFFFDGSKVIVTNAYEKKTKKIPPREKERALKAKENYEKRF, encoded by the coding sequence ATGAAAGAAAAATTCATGGCGTATCTGGGTAAAAAGTTTACGTTGATATGGTACTCTGATGACCGAGGAAAAAGTGAAGCGCTTGAATATTTTGAAAGCCTTACTCCAGCTAGGAAGAAGAAGGTTGCGCAGCTCTTTTTACTGCTTGGTGATAGCGGAAAAATATTTAACAAAGAAAAGTTTTGTTACGAGGGTGATCAGATTTATGCCTTGAAGCCACAACCAGATAGATTTTTATGTTTTTTCTTTGATGGTTCAAAGGTAATTGTTACGAATGCATATGAAAAGAAAACAAAAAAGATCCCACCAAGAGAAAAAGAACGAGCTTTAAAGGCAAAAGAAAATTATGAAAAAAGGTTTTAA
- a CDS encoding XRE family transcriptional regulator: MTKKNNEKTTFEEFMDAKTPNQKKDYADGYRNFLLSELILAAMEEDHVSVRKLAKIADVSPTIVQDMKSGNKVSFNTKSLFKILTVLGYDILLERNGTTTSLGLTQSIRK; encoded by the coding sequence ATGACTAAAAAGAACAACGAAAAAACAACCTTTGAAGAATTCATGGATGCAAAAACACCAAATCAAAAAAAAGATTATGCGGACGGATATCGCAACTTCTTACTTTCAGAACTCATTTTGGCAGCCATGGAAGAAGATCACGTTTCAGTAAGAAAGCTTGCAAAAATTGCTGATGTATCACCAACTATTGTTCAAGATATGAAATCAGGAAACAAAGTAAGTTTCAATACAAAAAGCTTATTCAAGATTCTTACGGTCCTGGGATATGATATTTTGCTTGAACGCAATGGGACAACTACCTCATTAGGGCTCACGCAAAGTATAAGAAAATAA
- a CDS encoding DNA translocase FtsK, which translates to MITRKKLFKELSLKTPSPRYTKEVCGVVLAASTLYLFMSLISYHATDASFFYFSTQPAVPRNWGGAVGAQCAALAFYLFGCSAYVVVLIFVLSALLMFRRQSSSESRPALRSLGEGWGRLAGLVASSVAAAGLCAVLRVDPLYSAPGGLLGYGVDLLVSPLFGYQGSLIVLTATLWVGLLCAARISLFDIVARGVLLVMNFCWWLCVQAYALVKTTASFGLKILKKMYQKIKPVRSVIQVVFEPAHAAGQHIFTQKAQEEVYGFDAHKPEPQASHTDFSEPVVQDEVNAGNDAESTLDLELECTGEELGEILVRTTSVTTMFGKYPLRRLPNSVLGVNPFSLRLSDGELWCDHLCAALGSVQALDQHERFILPDAHAFTAKPKSVDVGHEQDMYAARGKMLEEKLARFGLNGQVTAITPGPVITLFEYKPDIDSKISKIIALEDDLAMVLTALSIRIIAPIPGKNVVGFEISNQARQDIFISQALCTPSFEEFAGYLPLVLGVDVTGNPVMLDLVSMPHVLVAGATGSGKSVGMNAMLVSLLCKRTPDELKLVLIDPKRLEFTPYTDIPHLLFPIVTQPHKAAGVLKWLVSEMEERYQRMAAAGVRSVVEYQKLAKEGKRDKDGNKFEPMPFIVVMIDELADLMMVAARDVETQIIRLAQMARAAGIHLIVATQRPSVDVVTGLIKVNFPSRISFRVSSKVDSRTILDASGAEKLLGRGDLLFMNAASPDLRRVHGAFVSDQEIERLAHYLRAQAAPQYLDLNEELSRCTTGSSDEQEDELYDSVITFLKSVNEISISMLQRQYRIGFNRSARIIEKLELDGLIAPAQGSKPRKVLH; encoded by the coding sequence ATGATCACACGTAAAAAATTATTCAAAGAACTCTCATTAAAAACGCCATCACCGCGTTACACCAAAGAAGTTTGTGGCGTTGTTTTGGCCGCAAGTACACTTTATCTATTTATGTCGCTCATTTCGTATCACGCAACGGACGCTTCATTTTTTTACTTTTCCACACAGCCTGCCGTGCCCCGTAACTGGGGCGGTGCCGTTGGAGCACAGTGTGCTGCGCTGGCCTTCTATTTATTTGGTTGCTCGGCGTATGTTGTTGTATTAATTTTTGTGCTGAGTGCGCTATTAATGTTTCGTCGGCAATCATCAAGTGAATCACGGCCTGCCCTCCGAAGTCTTGGCGAAGGATGGGGACGATTGGCAGGCCTTGTTGCTTCAAGCGTTGCAGCTGCAGGTCTGTGTGCTGTGTTGCGCGTTGACCCCTTGTACAGCGCGCCAGGGGGACTGCTTGGCTACGGAGTTGATCTGCTGGTCAGTCCATTGTTTGGGTATCAAGGGTCATTGATTGTGCTGACCGCAACACTGTGGGTTGGGCTTTTGTGTGCTGCGCGTATTTCGCTTTTTGATATTGTTGCTCGAGGTGTCCTGCTGGTTATGAATTTTTGTTGGTGGTTGTGTGTGCAAGCCTATGCGCTGGTCAAAACAACGGCCAGCTTTGGCTTGAAGATTCTCAAGAAAATGTATCAAAAAATTAAGCCGGTCCGCAGTGTGATACAAGTTGTTTTTGAGCCAGCACATGCAGCCGGTCAGCATATTTTCACTCAAAAAGCTCAAGAAGAAGTTTATGGTTTTGACGCCCACAAGCCTGAGCCTCAAGCATCCCATACTGATTTTTCTGAGCCGGTTGTGCAGGATGAGGTGAATGCTGGGAACGATGCTGAGAGCACGCTTGATCTTGAACTGGAATGCACCGGTGAAGAGCTTGGTGAAATATTGGTGCGCACCACAAGCGTTACGACCATGTTTGGAAAATATCCTTTGCGCCGTTTGCCAAATTCTGTGCTCGGTGTGAACCCTTTTTCTTTGCGCTTATCCGATGGGGAGTTGTGGTGCGATCACCTGTGTGCTGCCCTTGGTTCCGTGCAAGCGCTTGACCAACATGAGCGATTTATTTTGCCCGATGCGCATGCCTTTACCGCAAAACCAAAAAGTGTTGATGTGGGGCATGAGCAGGATATGTACGCAGCGCGTGGAAAAATGCTTGAAGAAAAATTAGCACGCTTTGGCCTGAATGGTCAGGTGACCGCAATCACCCCAGGCCCGGTGATTACCTTGTTTGAGTACAAGCCTGATATTGATAGTAAAATTAGTAAAATTATTGCGCTTGAAGATGATCTTGCGATGGTCCTAACCGCGTTGAGTATTCGTATTATCGCCCCCATTCCTGGAAAAAATGTTGTCGGCTTTGAAATTTCAAATCAGGCGCGGCAAGATATTTTTATTTCGCAGGCATTGTGTACCCCTTCATTTGAGGAGTTTGCTGGCTACTTGCCGCTGGTACTTGGTGTTGATGTCACCGGTAATCCGGTGATGCTTGATTTGGTAAGTATGCCGCACGTGCTTGTTGCGGGTGCAACAGGGTCGGGTAAGTCGGTTGGGATGAATGCAATGCTCGTGAGCCTGTTGTGCAAGCGAACGCCTGATGAACTTAAGCTTGTGCTCATTGACCCGAAGCGGCTTGAGTTTACCCCCTATACCGATATTCCTCATTTGCTTTTTCCTATTGTGACGCAGCCTCACAAAGCTGCTGGCGTCCTTAAATGGTTGGTGTCTGAAATGGAAGAGCGCTATCAGCGGATGGCTGCAGCCGGTGTGCGCAGTGTGGTTGAGTATCAAAAACTTGCAAAAGAGGGCAAGCGCGACAAAGATGGGAATAAATTTGAGCCAATGCCGTTTATTGTGGTGATGATTGATGAGCTTGCTGATTTGATGATGGTTGCAGCGCGCGATGTTGAAACTCAGATTATTCGCTTGGCGCAAATGGCACGCGCTGCCGGGATTCATTTGATTGTCGCAACGCAGCGTCCATCGGTTGATGTGGTAACCGGTTTGATTAAAGTGAACTTTCCGAGTCGTATTTCGTTTCGTGTTTCGTCCAAGGTAGACTCGCGTACGATTCTTGATGCATCGGGTGCAGAAAAGCTTTTGGGACGAGGCGACCTGTTATTTATGAATGCTGCATCGCCCGATTTGCGACGCGTACATGGAGCTTTTGTTTCTGATCAGGAGATAGAACGGCTTGCACATTATTTGCGTGCTCAGGCGGCACCGCAGTATTTGGATTTGAACGAAGAGCTAAGT
- a CDS encoding ATP-binding protein — MNNLIFRRISMIERYYKNLSNYIKQNHVLIIFGPRQVGKTTLLKSFLSQTTLKYKLDSGDNIRTQNLLGSQDFDKILEYAQGYNLIAIDEAQQIPNIGMALKILVDNVPGLSIIATGSSSFDLSQSIGEPLTGRKSTLTLYPIAQLELSNMYNKYELREKLEDFLIFGGYPAVVSAQARQEKISILTELVDSYLLRDVLSMERIKKSETLLNLVKLLAFQVGQLVSHNELATQLCVDAKTVARYLDLLEKSFVIHKLGALSNNPRNEVTGKQKYYFLDLGVRNAVIAQFNPLNLRNDVGQLWENFAFIERLKNTTYKGFYGKRYFWRTYQGQEVDFIEEIELERTAFEVKWSAKKKVSAPSDWLENYPQASFIVITPDNYLEYLT, encoded by the coding sequence ATGAATAATTTGATTTTTAGGAGAATTTCTATGATTGAACGATATTATAAAAATCTTAGTAATTACATAAAGCAAAACCATGTTCTTATCATTTTTGGCCCTCGTCAAGTTGGAAAAACGACCCTTTTAAAAAGCTTTCTCAGTCAAACAACGCTCAAATACAAACTCGACTCGGGTGATAATATTCGTACACAGAATCTCTTAGGGTCGCAAGACTTTGATAAGATTTTGGAATATGCCCAAGGCTACAATCTTATAGCGATTGATGAGGCCCAACAAATACCAAATATTGGCATGGCGCTTAAAATTCTTGTTGATAATGTTCCAGGGCTTTCTATTATCGCTACAGGATCATCATCATTTGATCTGTCACAATCGATAGGAGAACCGTTAACGGGAAGAAAATCAACACTGACGCTTTATCCTATTGCACAACTTGAACTTTCAAACATGTACAATAAATATGAATTACGAGAGAAACTAGAAGATTTTTTAATTTTTGGTGGTTACCCGGCAGTTGTTTCTGCTCAAGCAAGACAAGAAAAAATAAGTATTCTTACAGAACTTGTTGATTCATATTTATTGAGAGACGTTCTATCGATGGAAAGAATAAAAAAATCTGAAACACTTTTAAACCTTGTTAAATTATTAGCATTTCAAGTTGGACAACTTGTATCTCATAATGAACTTGCAACACAACTTTGTGTCGATGCAAAAACTGTAGCTCGATACTTAGATTTACTTGAAAAATCATTTGTCATTCACAAACTTGGAGCTTTGAGTAATAATCCAAGAAATGAAGTTACCGGCAAGCAGAAATATTATTTCCTTGATCTAGGGGTACGTAATGCGGTTATTGCACAATTCAATCCTTTGAACCTGCGTAACGATGTTGGCCAATTATGGGAGAATTTTGCATTTATCGAGAGACTCAAAAATACAACCTATAAAGGATTTTATGGGAAGCGCTATTTTTGGAGAACATATCAGGGTCAAGAGGTTGATTTTATTGAAGAAATTGAACTTGAGCGAACAGCTTTTGAAGTAAAATGGTCTGCCAAGAAAAAAGTAAGTGCTCCTTCAGATTGGCTAGAAAATTATCCACAAGCCTCTTTTATTGTCATCACACCTGATAATTATCTCGAGTACCTAACCTGA
- a CDS encoding XRE family transcriptional regulator produces the protein MANKKIKSTIDTFIESLSPKEKKAFDEEYKDLLLSEMILAAMEEDKISVRRLAKLAGVSPTVIQGMRSGINKDFNMGSFFKVLNGLGCKVLIERNGHQISLDLTHLYK, from the coding sequence ATGGCTAATAAAAAGATAAAATCAACGATCGATACATTTATTGAATCATTAAGTCCAAAAGAAAAAAAAGCTTTTGACGAAGAATATAAAGATCTTTTGTTGTCAGAAATGATTCTTGCTGCGATGGAAGAAGATAAAATCTCCGTAAGGAGGCTTGCAAAGCTTGCAGGGGTATCACCAACGGTTATCCAAGGCATGCGCTCAGGAATTAACAAAGATTTCAATATGGGAAGTTTCTTTAAAGTTTTAAATGGCCTTGGGTGTAAGGTTCTTATCGAGCGAAATGGACATCAAATTTCTTTAGATTTGACTCACCTTTATAAATAA
- a CDS encoding XRE family transcriptional regulator: protein MKKFNKKHRGQTLDSFLKEEGILEKTEAVALKRIIAYQLLAILENESITQTELAQRMKTSKAAINRLLNPENPSITLSTLLKVAHALGKNLQISIA from the coding sequence ATGAAAAAATTCAATAAAAAGCATAGAGGGCAAACACTTGACAGCTTTCTTAAAGAAGAAGGAATTCTTGAGAAAACAGAAGCCGTTGCTCTTAAACGGATCATAGCATATCAATTGCTTGCTATTCTTGAAAATGAAAGCATCACTCAGACCGAGCTTGCTCAGAGAATGAAAACAAGTAAAGCTGCAATTAATAGACTACTCAACCCAGAAAACCCCTCAATCACTCTGTCTACTCTTTTAAAAGTTGCACATGCTCTTGGTAAGAATCTTCAGATCTCTATTGCATAA
- a CDS encoding AAA family ATPase, with protein MKMLPIGFSDYKELIDGNFYYVDKTLLIDELYHRGGKVTLVPRPRRFGKTLNLSMLKYFFEKTARSNAYLFEDKKIWGIPKMVQLQGKFPIIFVTFKDIKESTWDVSRSKLVGIISQEYARHSYLLDSDLLSDHEKDIFKNICTKTATTAEYHNSLLNLSQFLERYHQAKTIVLIDEYDSPIHAGYLNNYYSEIIEFTRGLLCAVLKDNSSLERGVVTGILRTAKEGIFSGLNNLKIFTLLDEQLADKFGFTEKEIEQLLHNYNLESIAPEFKSWYNGYLIGKTKIYNPWSALNCADRSGDLIPYWANTSDNGLIKKIIATSTTDIQDSCAELLHGNAVPNIEINDKMVLPGMINDSDSIWSLLLFSGYITINQCVLNAKGKFICSLVLPNRELNSLFDDLVTALFKEGLEHKNIIALGHALRDADGELFSILLSKFMIQSISCHDLHDTEPEKSYHLFVLGMLVVYSESYTVRSNRESGYGRFDIMLIPHDKNRPGIVIEFKKKDDKETMDQCANRALKQIKEKHYATELRSQGIDKIAFFGIACHNKEVLLKQENEDKEHA; from the coding sequence ATGAAAATGCTTCCAATCGGTTTTAGTGATTATAAAGAACTCATTGATGGAAACTTTTATTACGTTGATAAAACATTATTGATCGATGAGCTCTACCACAGAGGTGGCAAGGTCACCCTGGTCCCTCGACCTCGACGATTTGGCAAAACATTAAATCTTTCAATGCTCAAATATTTTTTTGAAAAAACGGCAAGATCAAACGCCTATCTTTTTGAAGATAAAAAAATCTGGGGCATTCCCAAGATGGTCCAATTGCAGGGGAAATTTCCTATTATTTTTGTCACGTTTAAAGACATCAAAGAGAGTACCTGGGACGTAAGCAGAAGCAAGCTTGTTGGAATAATTTCACAAGAATATGCTCGACACAGCTACTTGCTTGATTCAGATCTGCTGAGCGATCACGAAAAAGATATTTTCAAAAACATTTGTACAAAAACCGCAACGACCGCAGAGTACCACAATAGCCTTTTAAATCTTTCTCAATTTTTAGAACGCTACCATCAGGCAAAAACGATTGTTTTGATTGATGAATACGATTCTCCCATTCACGCAGGATATCTCAACAATTATTATTCGGAGATTATTGAATTTACCAGAGGATTGCTGTGCGCCGTACTCAAAGATAACTCCAGTCTTGAACGAGGCGTTGTGACCGGCATTTTGCGCACCGCCAAAGAGGGGATCTTTTCGGGGCTCAATAACCTCAAAATTTTCACGCTTTTAGATGAACAATTAGCCGATAAATTTGGATTTACAGAAAAAGAGATTGAACAACTACTTCACAATTACAACCTTGAGTCGATTGCGCCAGAATTTAAATCTTGGTATAACGGATACTTGATTGGAAAAACGAAAATCTATAACCCCTGGTCGGCCCTTAATTGTGCGGATAGATCAGGTGACCTCATTCCCTACTGGGCAAACACCAGTGACAATGGGCTCATTAAAAAAATCATTGCAACTTCCACAACCGATATTCAAGATTCCTGCGCTGAGCTTCTACACGGCAACGCCGTTCCAAATATCGAAATTAACGACAAAATGGTGCTTCCTGGAATGATTAATGACTCAGATTCAATCTGGTCACTCCTTCTTTTTAGCGGGTATATCACCATCAATCAATGCGTTCTGAATGCAAAAGGGAAGTTCATCTGCTCGTTGGTATTGCCAAACAGAGAACTCAATTCACTCTTTGATGATCTGGTTACTGCACTCTTCAAAGAAGGCTTGGAGCATAAAAATATTATCGCCCTTGGGCATGCACTGCGTGACGCTGATGGTGAGCTTTTTAGCATACTGCTTTCAAAATTTATGATACAGAGCATCAGCTGCCATGATCTGCATGACACTGAGCCGGAAAAGAGCTATCATCTTTTTGTTCTTGGTATGCTTGTTGTCTACTCAGAAAGCTATACCGTCCGATCGAATCGGGAAAGCGGCTATGGTCGATTTGATATCATGCTCATCCCGCATGACAAAAATCGACCAGGAATTGTCATAGAGTTCAAGAAAAAAGACGATAAGGAAACCATGGACCAGTGTGCTAATCGTGCACTCAAGCAAATTAAAGAAAAACACTATGCAACAGAATTGCGCAGCCAAGGAATCGACAAGATCGCCTTTTTTGGTATCGCCTGTCACAACAAAGAGGTCCTCCTCAAGCAGGAAAACGAGGACAAAGAGCACGCTTAA
- a CDS encoding type II toxin-antitoxin system RelE/ParE family toxin → MSNRIARFIFVVRDNQIAVLHGFIKKTQKTPRQEIELALSRLKKLE, encoded by the coding sequence TTGAGTAATAGAATTGCTCGATTTATTTTTGTTGTCAGAGATAATCAGATAGCAGTATTGCATGGCTTTATTAAAAAAACTCAGAAAACTCCGCGACAAGAAATTGAACTTGCACTCAGTAGATTAAAGAAGCTGGAATAA
- a CDS encoding helix-turn-helix transcriptional regulator encodes MKTKKLNDYIQTRLTKKEIAAIDKQARLEVQALKSLQNDITCAMNDYMKEKNIGFNELVQRLNVSPAHIAKIKKGEANLTLSSIARIFALLEQEPHLVFNKK; translated from the coding sequence ATGAAAACAAAAAAGCTTAATGATTACATTCAAACTCGTCTTACAAAAAAAGAGATTGCAGCCATCGATAAACAAGCGCGGCTTGAAGTGCAAGCTCTTAAATCATTACAAAATGATATTACGTGCGCAATGAATGATTATATGAAGGAAAAAAACATTGGATTTAATGAGCTTGTGCAGCGATTGAATGTAAGCCCTGCACATATAGCCAAAATCAAAAAAGGTGAAGCAAACTTAACGCTATCAAGCATCGCACGTATTTTTGCACTACTTGAGCAAGAACCTCATTTAGTATTTAACAAAAAATAG
- a CDS encoding undecaprenyl-diphosphate phosphatase has protein sequence MNELLLVVIVQVCLESLPISSSGHMMLASMLCEKLNNFSYALPEHFDHFLHGPTLVVLLTFFFSSWWPVVKRCAGALAAAVRGCKLSDSQQRGVRLAMHVISWAFVADVVSVGVYSIGKLLFKFGLPAVALAKEGIMPNSEILLIGFCVTMLLFAALWVHEKYNDNNKNFLGFINSALILGFVQGLALVPGISRFAINFVTARLLGYPPRRAFQASFVIFIPLVIAGFLVNGVGELIKHPEWFEIFTPALIVTMLLSTIVAYALFVLAHRIVLARKMSMFGLYMIVPIGLLVWLMVG, from the coding sequence ATGAATGAGTTACTCTTGGTTGTGATTGTACAGGTTTGCTTGGAGTCGCTGCCAATAAGCAGTTCGGGGCATATGATGCTTGCAAGTATGCTCTGCGAAAAGCTCAACAATTTTTCATATGCACTTCCTGAGCACTTCGACCACTTTCTGCATGGTCCAACACTTGTTGTGCTGCTTACATTCTTTTTTTCATCATGGTGGCCGGTTGTAAAGCGTTGTGCTGGAGCACTTGCAGCTGCAGTGCGTGGTTGCAAACTTTCTGATTCTCAGCAGCGCGGTGTGCGTTTGGCGATGCATGTTATTTCATGGGCGTTTGTTGCTGATGTTGTTTCGGTTGGTGTGTACAGTATTGGAAAGTTGTTATTTAAGTTTGGCTTGCCCGCCGTAGCCTTGGCGAAGGAGGGGATTATGCCTAATTCAGAAATTTTACTGATTGGTTTTTGTGTAACGATGTTGTTGTTTGCGGCGTTGTGGGTTCATGAAAAATACAACGATAACAATAAAAATTTTCTTGGCTTTATCAACTCAGCACTTATTTTAGGCTTTGTTCAAGGGCTTGCGCTGGTGCCGGGAATTTCTCGTTTTGCAATAAACTTTGTAACGGCGCGTCTTCTTGGCTACCCACCACGCCGAGCCTTTCAGGCATCGTTTGTGATTTTTATTCCCTTGGTGATTGCAGGTTTTTTGGTTAATGGCGTGGGTGAGTTGATTAAACACCCTGAGTGGTTTGAAATTTTTACCCCAGCGTTGATCGTCACGATGCTGCTTTCAACCATTGTTGCCTATGCGCTCTTTGTGCTTGCACACCGTATTGTGCTTGCACGCAAAATGTCGATGTTTGGTTTGTATATGATTGTGCCAATTGGTCTGTTGGTGTGGTTGATGGTAGGGTAA